The following nucleotide sequence is from Pedobacter sp. PACM 27299.
ATGACCTTGGTTTTATGATGTACTGCAGCTTTGGTAATGCTTACCGCATCACTAAAAACCCGAGTTACAAAGCAACGATAGACACTTCAGCGGCTTCCCTGACTACGAGATATCACCCTGGGGCAAAAGTAATTCAGTCCTGGAATTCCAGCAAAAAATGGGGCGGACCAGTTATTATTGACAACATGATGAACCTGGAATTGTTAAGCTGGGTATCCGACCATGGTGGTGATAAAAAATTCAAAGAAGTGGCGATTGCACATGCCAACACCACTTTAGAAAACCATTTCCGTCCGGATTTCAGCTCTTATCATGTGATAGATTATGACATGAAAACAGGTAAAGTGATGCACAAGCAAACGGCACAAGGCGCTGCAGATTCTTCTGCATGGAGCAGAGGCCAGAGTTGGGGACTGTATGGATACACCATGATGTACCGTTTTACTAAAGATAAACGCTATCTGGATCAAGCTAGAAATATTGCTAAATTCACTTTAAACCACCCTAATATGCCGAAAGACCTGGTTCCTTACTGGGATTTTGATGCACCAGGTATTCCAAATACTTATCGTGATGCTTCTGCAGCAGCTGTAAATGCTTCTGCATTATTAGAGCTGGCACAGTATGTTAATAAAAAAGAACGCAAAACTTATTTGGATGCCGCAGAGAAAATGATCCGTTCCCTGGCCTCTGATACGTATCGTGCGAAATTAGGAGAGAATGGTGGTTTTCTTTTGATGCATAGCGTAGGTTCTATTCCGCATAAAACGGAAATTGATGTGCCTTTAACGTATGCAGATTATTACTTTCTGGAAGCGTTACACCGCTATAAAAATTGGTACTTGTAGGCAATACTGTTAATTAAATAGTCCAATGATCAGTTAAAAAAAGACGTGATCCTACTGAAAAGGGAGCACACATTAAATATTAAAATACAGAATGACCATAATACTTGTCTGAAATTGAAACAGGCAATAGCAAACAGATGATTAAAAAGAATACAATGGAAACATATTTTGACAGCAGGTTCGCGCTGAGCCCAAAGGAAGGAAAACAATTAGATACTCAAGGATTACGTGATAATTTCCTGATGGAAAAGCTTTTTGAAGCAGATGCCATTCATTTAACCTTATCTCATTTCGACAGGTATATTGCCGGTGGTGTAATGCCCGTAAAAGAAACGGTTCTTTTGTCCAACCCAGAAAATCTAAAAGCCAATTATTTCCTGGAAAGAAGAGAGCTGGGCATCATCAACGTAGGTGGTAAGGGCAGTATAGTTGCCGACGGCACTACTTACGAATTGGAGTATAAAGAAGCTTTGTACCTGGGAAAAGGTACAAAAGAAGTGAGTTTCTCTTCTGCTGATGCAAATGCACCAGCTAAATTTTACATCAATTCTGCACCAGCACACCATACTTACCCTTCCAAGAAAGTTTCTAAAGCGGAAGCAGAAGTGGTAGAATTGGGTTCTCCGGCAACAGCCAACCACAGGGTGATCAATAAACTGATCGTAAACAGTGTATTGCCTACTTGTCAGCTGCAAATGGGCATGACAGAATTGAAAAGTGGCAGTGTTTGGAATACCATGCCAGCACATACCCACGACCGTAGGATGGAAGTTTACTTCTATTTTGAAGTGCCGGAAGGACAAAGTGTGTGTCATTTCATGGGCCAGCCTCAGGAAACCAGACATATATGGATGCAGAATGAACAAGCCGTTATTTCACCAAACTGGTCAGTGCATTCCGGAGCAGGAACGAGCAATTATACCTTCATCTGGGGAATGGCAGGTGAAAACCTGGATTATGGCGATATGGACCATTGCGCCATTACTGAATTGAGATAAAAGAAAAACCAAAAGAACAGGCTGTGCTTAAATCCACAGCCTGTTTCTATAAACTGTATGAAACATGAAAAAGATTCTCCTGGTTTTATGGGCATGCGCCAGCTTACCCGCTGCGCTTAATGCACAAACTAAGCATTTGAAGGCTACCATCAGCATTCAGAACACTGCCACGCAGAAAAGAACCGCTGCAGTGACCGCCATACCCTGGCAAAATGTACTTTCCAAATTTCCTGCAGTAGATACAGCAAACTTTAAGGTGCTGAATGCAGCGCAGAAGGAAGTTCCTTTTCAATTGGAATATAAAGGATTAACAAGCCCGCAAAACTTGCTGGTACAATTAGATGTGCCGGCAAATGGAACGGTTAAATTGACCATTGTTCCTGGAAAAGCACAGAAACCAGTACAAAAAACTTTCGGCAGGTACATTCCTGAGCGTAAAGATGATTTTGCCTGGGAAAATGATAAAGTAGCTTTCCGTATGTACGGAAAAGCACTGGAAAGTACCCCTAAAGAAAATGCCTATGGCATTGATGTGTGGGGGAAAAGAGTAACCAGAATGGTGTTGAACGAGCGCTATAAAAGAGGTAAATACCATGAAGATCTTGGTGATGGTAACGATTACTACCATGTAGGCCTGACTTTAGGTGGCGGTGATATTGCGCCGATCTCCGGTGATAAAATCTATTATCCTTTAAATTACCGTACCTGGAAAATATTAGATCAAGGTGCATTGCGTTTCACTTTTCAATTGAGTTATGAAAACTGGGACGTCGCTGGGAAATTAGTGAAAGTAACGAAAACGATATCTCTGGATGCAGGTTCTCATTTGAATAGGGTAGCCGCAAACTATGAATATCCAGGTGGTGGTGATTTACCAGTGGTAGTCGGAATCATCAAAAGAGCAGAGCCCGGTGCTTTATTACTAAACGAGAGAAATGGCGTAATGGGCTATTGGGAGCCTAAACATGGCGAAGATGGTACCATGGGGATCGGTGTGATTTTATCAGATCCTAAACTGCAGATGAGGGTGACCAAAGAGCAGCTGCTGGCAGAAACAACTGCAAAAAATGCGGAGCCAGTCGTGTATTATAATGGCGCAGCATGGGATAAAGCAGGAGAAATTACGACTGCAGAGGCCTGGTTTGCCTACCTGAATAATTTTAAAAAATCATTAGAACAGCCTTTAAAGGTAACCGTTCAATAAGTCTTATTTTATAAAAACATCGTCAAATGTCGGTACTGAATTTATTTAATTTAAAAGGTAAAATAGCCCTGGTTACAGGCTGTAAACGTGGGATTGGAAAAGCAATGGCAGAAGCATTAGCAGAAGCTGGAGCAGATATTATTGGCGTATCCGCCAGCCTGGAATTGGAAAACTCCGCAGTGGAGCAATCGGTAAAAGCATTAGGTCGCAATTTCAGCGCCTACCAATGTGATTTTAATGACCGCAATTCACTGAAAACATTTATTGAAAAAGTGAAAACTGCACACCCTGTCATTGATATTCTAGTGAATAATGCAGGAACAATTTTGAGAAAACCTATCGCCGAACATCCAGATGAATATTGGGATGAAGTGATTGCTGTGAATCAAACCGCACCATTTATCCTGACTCGTGAGATCGGAAAAGAAATGATTTTGAGAGGATCAGGAAAAGTAATCTTTACCGCTTCTTTATTGACTTTTCAGGGTGGAATCACGGTTCCAGGTTATGCGGCCAGTAAAGGTGCTGTAGGGCAGCTAACGAAAGCTTTTGCGAATGAATGGGCCAGCAAAGGGGTTAATGTGAATGCAATTGCACCCGGTTATATTTCCACAGACAATACCACTGCTTTAAGGGCAGATCAAGATAGAAGCCGCTCAATTATGGAACGTATTCCCGCAGGAAGATGGGGGGAAGCGGAAGACTTTAAGGGGCCTACTGTATTTCTGGCTTCCGAAGCCTCTAACTATATGCACGGTACAGTGATGACTGTTGATGGTGGATGGATGGGGAGGTAAAATGAAAAAATCTAATCTATTTCGGCTGCTCCTTTGGGGCAGCCCATTTTTATTGGTCATATCGCTGAACGCAAATGCTCAGCAAAAGAAAAATGACCGCCCAAATGTGATCATCATTAATATGGATGATATGGGCTATGGAGATACGGAGCCTTATGGGATGACCGGTATTCCAACACCAAATTTCAATAGGGCAGCTTCCGAAGGAATGCGGCTCACACATTTCAATGCCGCACAAGCGGTATGCAGCCCCTCCAGGGCAGCACTCCTCACCGGATGTTACCCAAACAGGTTAAGTCTGGCCCATGCTTTAAGTCCGGAAGCAAAAATCGCATTAAATACTTCTGAAGAAACCATTGCCTCTATCTTGAAAAAATCAGGATACAAAACGGCGATGCTCGGAAAATGGCACCTGGGCTCAAAAGCACCATTTCTGCCTACCTATTTTGGCTTTGATAGTTTTTATGGCCTTCCTTATTCCCATGATATGTGGCCTGTTGGTTACGATGGAAAACCATTGGATTCCTCAACTTACAGAGGGAAATACCCGAGATTGCCGATTTTAGACGGTGAGAACGTGGTTGCTTATAATGATAACCTGGAAGATCAGGGGAAATTAACCGGGACTTTCACTAAGAAAGCAGTCGAGTTTATTACGGACCATCAGAAAGATCCTTTCTTTTTATACCTGGCACAGCCGATGCCTCATGTGCCTTTAGCAGCGTCAAAAGCTTTCAGAGGAAAGAGTGAACTGGGCATTTTTGGCGATGTGATCATGGAGCTAGATTGGTCAATTGGAGAAATTATGAAAACGCTGGACCGTTATAAATTATCGGAAAACACGATTTTGATCATTACCAGCGACAACGGGCCATGGCTCAATTTTGGCGATAATGCCGGTTCTTCCGGAGGCTTCCGTGAAGGAAAAGGAACTGCATGGGATGGCGGAACACGCGTTCCGTGTCTGATCAGGTGGCCCGGAAGCATTCCCGCAGGGAGCCTCAGCTCTCAATTAATGGTCAACATAGATCTGTTACCTACGATTGCTACCCTCACAAAAGCGAAATTACCAGCGCTTAAAATTGATGGGATGGACTTTTCCGCTGTACTGACAGGTAAATCAAGTAAAGGTCCGAGGGAAGTTTTTTACTACTATTATGATGTCAATAACCTAAAAGCAGTGCGCTACAAAAACTGGAAATTAGTGTTTCCGCATAGTTCCAGAGCATATACCGGTAGTTTGCCTGGTAAAGGCGGTTATCCTGGCCCGGCACCAGATGTAAAGGTGAAAATGGCTTTGTATAACCTTTCTCATGACCCTGCTGAGCAATATGACGTTCAGGAAAATTATCCTGAAATGCTAAAGCAAATACAGGTTTATGCCGAAGAGGCAAGGGTGGATCTTGGTGATGAGCTGACAAATAGAAAAGGAGCGAACAGAAGGCCAGCGGGAAAAGTATCCCCATAAAAAACATCATTAGTAAATTTTAACCAGCATACCTCATGATGAAATTGAAAATTAAAGCAGTGTCCAGTTTTTCTTTTATGCTGTTTGCCGTACTTTTTATTTTGAGTCCGAATCAAACGACAGCTCAGGATAATTGTCCTATTATACCCTTGCCTATAAGTGCTGTAAAGGGCGATGGCAGTTTTTTACTACAGGTAAATACACCTTTAGTATTAAATGATGAGGCCTTAAAACCGATCGCACAATACCTGCAGACAGAGCTGCTAAAGTCGCAGTACCTACCCATTAGCATTCAGCCAAGCGCAGGGAAATTACCTGCTATAAAACTGGTGCTTTCCCCGAAAAAGAAAATCGGATCAGAAGCTTATGCGCTGGACATCAATGGTGATGGCATTACCATCATTGCTAAAGATATTCCGGGTGCCTTTTATGGTGCAACCTCCTTGATGCAACTGATCAGACAAGTAAAAAGAGTTAAAGGAAGTTTAAGCCTGCATGCCTGGAAAATAGAAGATCAGCCTGCTTATGGTTGGAGAGGCTTTATGCTGGATGAATCTAGGTTCTTCTTCGGAATGGAAAAGGTAAAGTCAATCATCGACTGGATGGCCTTTTATAAATTAAATAAACTGCATTGGCATCTGACCGACGAGCCGGCCTGGCGTTTAGAGATCAAGAAATACCCGAAATTGAGCTTGATTGGTGGTATTGGCGACTTTAGGACTGAATTTACACCAGCACAATATTATACCCAGGAGCAAATAAAGGAAGTGGTGGCCTATGCCGCGCTGCGTTTCATCACCGTAATTCCTGAAATTGATATGCCAGGACATGCTACGGCAGCCAATAAAGCCTATCCTGAATTTAGTGGGGGCGGTGGACCTGGTCATCCGGAATTTACTTTTAATCCTGGTAAAGAAGGGACTTATGCCTATCTAACCAATATTTTAAAGGAAACTAATGTTTTATTTCCTTCCGCAATGATCCACCTCGGTGGTGATGAAGTGAGTTATGGCAACCATAAATGGGCAACGGATCCTGAGATTATCGCTTTGATGCAAAGTAAAAATCTTGCCGGTACTAAGGAGGTGGAAACTTATTTTATGAAACGAATGGCGGATTCTGTGTACCAGATGAATGCTAAACTGCTGGTTTGGGATGAGATGGCAGAAGCCGGACTACCGAAAGATAAAACCATTATTTTCTGGTGGCGCCATGACCAGCCACAGGTTTTAAAGCAAGCATTGAGCAAAGGATATGAAACGGTATTGTGTCCTAGATTGCCATTGTACTTCGATTTTGTACAGGACAGCACGCATAATAATGGGCGCAAATGGAGCAAGTTGTACAACCCTATAGAAAGCGTATATTCTTTTTCAGCAGATCATTATCAATCACAAACGGTGACTAAAAACCAGATCCTGGGGATTCAAGCCAACCTTTGGACGGAAACTGTTCCTAATAATCAGCGATTGGAATACCTGCTTTTTCCCAGGATTTCTGCGCTGGCAGAAGCAGCTTGGTCTACGAAAGCAGGAAAGAATTTTCCGGCATTCATGGAACGTTTAAAAGGACATTTTGCCCTTTATGAGCAAGCGGGGATTTATTATTATGATCCGACAAATCCAGGGAAATATCCGGAGCCGGTAAAGCTGGGTAAAAGCGCTAAACGCTTTGATACTGGCGACTAATCTGATCAAAAATGCCCCTGCATCAGGAAATCGTTCCGATGCAGGGGCTTGTACTATTTTATAAGTTACTTTCTATTGCACCTACTTTTTCACGGTATAAATCAACCGGTCCGTCTAATAACACGGCAATTACGGTTAGTTTTTTATCCAATCGATCTTCAGGAACAGGGATGTAAACAATTCCAGGAACTGAGCTCCAATATAGTTTATTGTAAATCTCTGGCTCCATCATGGTTCCTTCTCCCACAATTCTGATTCTGCTGATCTTATTTTTGATGCCTTTCAAAGCAATCGGGCCTGTTGGCTTGCCTTCTACAAATAGGAATAAGGTTTGTTTATCAGCAGATAAAGCACTTTTTCCTTGATAATGTCCTTCAGGAAGCCCTTTGGTGGTCTTATATAAACTTTCTGAATTTTTAGTGATCCAGTTGTAAAGGGTAGGAGATAGGCTTTTCTTTTCTGTTTCCATTCCCAATCCATCTATGGTTAGTTTTGTAGTTAAGAAAGGGTTATTTCCATCATGAATGGCACTGGCAATTTGTAAAATCTGATCCTGATCATTGCTGTTTTTTTGAGGAGTTATTGCGGCAGTTACCACAGTTTTTTCTGCCAATCTGATCGGTTCATTGAATTGAATCGCAATCACGGTCACATCTTGATCTGCTGCGTTTTCGGGGATTTTCAAGCTCAGGTTATTGCCGTCTTTTTTATAGCTCAGCAATTCGGAACTACCCACAATTTTCGCCGACTTAACTTTGGAAAGTACCCCATTCAAGTTGAATATTCCACCATTTGGCGCCCAATCTGCATATAGATACAAGGTTTTCTTATCCTTAGAAAGACTGGTTTTTCCATTGAAATGTTCTGCAGGAATTCCTGCACGTGTACCGTAGATCGCTTCTCCATGTTTGCTGGTCCAGCGGGCAAGACCTTTTAATACGGCTACTTGCTGCTGCGGAATTGTTCCATCAGCTTTAGGACCGATATCCAGCAGCAAATTTCCACCCATACTGATACAATCTACTAAGGTTCGGATGATCATGTTTGGTGATTTATACTTATTGTCATAAGGCTGATAGCCCCAGGAATCATTAATTGTATAACACAGTTCCCAATAATCTCCGGCTGGTTTTACCACTGGAATTCCCTGTTCCGGTGTTTCATAATCACCATGGTGGTTCAGGCGTGAATTGATGATAATATCTGAATTGTAACTACGTAGGTTTTTAAGCACTTTTTGCGCCTGCCATTCTTCGCCATTGTGCTCCCAATCTCCATCAAACCAAATCAAATCCGGTTTGAAGTTCGCAGAAAGCTCATTGAGCTGCTGCTGGTAGTAGTTAAGAAAAGTATTCCATCTTTTCGGCGCTTCTTTCAATAGATACCTTTTATGTTCTCTGGTAAACACATCATAGTCGTTGTAACTCCAGTCTGGTAAAGAAAAATAAAGCCCGGTTTTTAATCCAGAAGCTTTTAATGCCTTCACAAAGGGGCTAATCAGGTCTTTTTTTGCAGCACTATGTTTAATAGTAGTGGTGGCATTTGGTGCTTTAGTGTCCCATAAAGAAACGCCGTCATGGTGTTTTGTAGTGATGACCGAATATTTGGCACCACTTTCTTTGATCAGTTTTACCCATTCTTCAGGTTGATATTTGGAGGCATTAAAGCCATCCAATTGTTTCATATAATTATCGTGGTTGATGTAGTTGTTGAAAAATGCCCAGGATTCTGAAATCCCATTTACCGAATAAACACCCCAATGGATAAATATTCCAAGTTTGGCATCGGTAAACCATTCCATTTTTTTGGTGTTGGCAGTAGTTTTTTCTTTTGAGCTGTTCTCCTGTGCAATGCTGGCTGTTAAAGACAGACAAAAAAATAAGGCAGACAGTAAGGTCTTTTTGTTCATAGAATTGGTTGGTTTCTTTTGTTTTTGCGTGTTAAGCGTGTGATAATTTGCTGTTTTTTTAATGTATTACTGGTGCTGTTTTTTATCTTTTTCATCTTCCGATGTGCCTACGGCAGATCAACGTTTTATTTCTGCAGATAAGATTTTTGGTAATTTAACGGGCTCTTTCCGGTAATGATTTTAAAGTGTTTGTGAAAGCTGGCAAAGTTGTGAAACCCACTTTCATAGCAGATCTGCTTTACATTCATGCTGTCCTCAATCAGCAATTTGCAAGCATGACCCACCCTGATTTCAGAGATAAACTGGGTGTAAGTTTTCCGGGTTCTTGACTTAAAATACCGGCAAAATGAATTCGGACTGATGTTGGCTACGGCAGCCATTTCTTCCATCTGGATTTTTCTTTTGAAATTCGCCAGCGAATAATTGTAAATCGCATTGATGCGGTCGTTTTCAATCTCCTCGAAGTCATGTCGGAAGCCAATAGAAGATAGTAATTCATGCTGCGTACAGTTTTCAATGGCCAGCAATGCTTCCATTAAAAGAATAATCCGCTTGGATCCTTCAGAGAGTAAAATGGATTCAATGATCTCCCCGATCACTTTTTTCGCTTTGTCTGAAATTTGAATTCCTCGCTGTGCTTTTTCCAGGATTAGCTTTAAGGCCTTGTTTTCCGGTAGGTTTAAGAAATGATTTCCCCAGAAGTTTTCGCAGAAATGAACAACAACAACATCTGCATTTTCCTGTTCCTCTGCCAGGAAATAGCTGTCGTCGAATCTCCAGTAATGAGGGAGGTGTGCACCGATCAATACCACGTCTCCAGATCTGAAACGCTTGATGCTGTCGCCAATAAATTGGGTGCCATTTCCTTTCTTAAAATAGATCAATTCCACTTCTGCATGGTAATGCCAGCGGTTGTTGATGTAAGGGACTTTGTCTCTCCTTGCACTAAATGAATTCACAAGGTTGTTTGAAACTTTGAGTAATTGTGGCTTCATAAAATTTGGTTAGGTCAGGCTAAATTTATAAAAATCTTTCATAAATACCTTGTAATATCAACAATACACAAATTAACGCCAATATTGCTGAATGACTTGGGGCCGATAAAGCCGGTTAAAACATCAGGTATAACGAATTCAGGATAATTAGTTTAGAATAAACCATATTTCATAAAAACTGATAACTTTGGTTTTAACACACAACAACAACCTGAACCAACATGATGAAAAGAACCTGGAGGACCACAATAATGGTCTTTATGCTTCCAATTGCAGTTATTCCAACAAGCGTTAAAGCTCAAAATCAACAAAACAAACAAAGCCCTGTTGCCCCGAATATCATTTTCATTTTAACGGATGACATGGGCTATGGAGATCTTGGTGTTTTCTTCCAAAATCAACGTAAACAGCATAAAAGCCTGCCTTATCAATTGACACCAAATCTGGACCAGATGGCTGCTTCCGGAGCGAAATTCACAAACCAATATAGCAATGCCCCAGTATGTGCACCTTCTCGTGCCTCTTTTATAACGGGCATGAATCAGGGAAATGCGAGTGTCAGAGACAATCAGTTTGATAAGCAAATTGAAAATAACCATACCATTGCCAATATGTTGAAAAGTGCAGGATATGCCACCGCTGCAGTAGGTAAATGGGGCTTACAAGGGGAAACAAAAGAGGAGCCAAACTGGCCTGCTCATCCTTCAAAACGAGGATTTGATCAGTTTTTCGGCTATATGAGACATGCAGACGGACACGAGCATTATCCTTTTGAAGGCCTTTACAGAGGTAAAAAAGAAGTGTACGACAACTATACCAATGTGGCTGCTGACCTGAGTAAAAGCTATACGACAGATTTATGGACCGCTTATGCGAAGAAATGGATCGCAGAACATGAGCAGGGTAAATCAGCAAAACAACCGTTTTTTATGTTCCTGGCCTATGATGCGCCACATGCAGTTTTAGAGTTGCCAACTCAGGCTTACCCTGCAGGTGCAGGATTAAAAGGCGGTGTACAGTGGACAGGGAAAAAGGGGGCCATGATCAATACGGCCTCCGGTGAAATTGATACGTATGTGCATCCCGATTATACAAACGCGACTTACGATGATGATCAAAACCTGAATACTCCTGA
It contains:
- a CDS encoding beta-N-acetylhexosaminidase, whose translation is MMKLKIKAVSSFSFMLFAVLFILSPNQTTAQDNCPIIPLPISAVKGDGSFLLQVNTPLVLNDEALKPIAQYLQTELLKSQYLPISIQPSAGKLPAIKLVLSPKKKIGSEAYALDINGDGITIIAKDIPGAFYGATSLMQLIRQVKRVKGSLSLHAWKIEDQPAYGWRGFMLDESRFFFGMEKVKSIIDWMAFYKLNKLHWHLTDEPAWRLEIKKYPKLSLIGGIGDFRTEFTPAQYYTQEQIKEVVAYAALRFITVIPEIDMPGHATAANKAYPEFSGGGGPGHPEFTFNPGKEGTYAYLTNILKETNVLFPSAMIHLGGDEVSYGNHKWATDPEIIALMQSKNLAGTKEVETYFMKRMADSVYQMNAKLLVWDEMAEAGLPKDKTIIFWWRHDQPQVLKQALSKGYETVLCPRLPLYFDFVQDSTHNNGRKWSKLYNPIESVYSFSADHYQSQTVTKNQILGIQANLWTETVPNNQRLEYLLFPRISALAEAAWSTKAGKNFPAFMERLKGHFALYEQAGIYYYDPTNPGKYPEPVKLGKSAKRFDTGD
- a CDS encoding AraC family transcriptional regulator, with product MKPQLLKVSNNLVNSFSARRDKVPYINNRWHYHAEVELIYFKKGNGTQFIGDSIKRFRSGDVVLIGAHLPHYWRFDDSYFLAEEQENADVVVVHFCENFWGNHFLNLPENKALKLILEKAQRGIQISDKAKKVIGEIIESILLSEGSKRIILLMEALLAIENCTQHELLSSIGFRHDFEEIENDRINAIYNYSLANFKRKIQMEEMAAVANISPNSFCRYFKSRTRKTYTQFISEIRVGHACKLLIEDSMNVKQICYESGFHNFASFHKHFKIITGKSPLNYQKSYLQK
- a CDS encoding DUF4861 family protein — encoded protein: MKKILLVLWACASLPAALNAQTKHLKATISIQNTATQKRTAAVTAIPWQNVLSKFPAVDTANFKVLNAAQKEVPFQLEYKGLTSPQNLLVQLDVPANGTVKLTIVPGKAQKPVQKTFGRYIPERKDDFAWENDKVAFRMYGKALESTPKENAYGIDVWGKRVTRMVLNERYKRGKYHEDLGDGNDYYHVGLTLGGGDIAPISGDKIYYPLNYRTWKILDQGALRFTFQLSYENWDVAGKLVKVTKTISLDAGSHLNRVAANYEYPGGGDLPVVVGIIKRAEPGALLLNERNGVMGYWEPKHGEDGTMGIGVILSDPKLQMRVTKEQLLAETTAKNAEPVVYYNGAAWDKAGEITTAEAWFAYLNNFKKSLEQPLKVTVQ
- the kduI gene encoding 5-dehydro-4-deoxy-D-glucuronate isomerase, producing the protein METYFDSRFALSPKEGKQLDTQGLRDNFLMEKLFEADAIHLTLSHFDRYIAGGVMPVKETVLLSNPENLKANYFLERRELGIINVGGKGSIVADGTTYELEYKEALYLGKGTKEVSFSSADANAPAKFYINSAPAHHTYPSKKVSKAEAEVVELGSPATANHRVINKLIVNSVLPTCQLQMGMTELKSGSVWNTMPAHTHDRRMEVYFYFEVPEGQSVCHFMGQPQETRHIWMQNEQAVISPNWSVHSGAGTSNYTFIWGMAGENLDYGDMDHCAITELR
- a CDS encoding alpha-L-fucosidase, whose protein sequence is MNKKTLLSALFFCLSLTASIAQENSSKEKTTANTKKMEWFTDAKLGIFIHWGVYSVNGISESWAFFNNYINHDNYMKQLDGFNASKYQPEEWVKLIKESGAKYSVITTKHHDGVSLWDTKAPNATTTIKHSAAKKDLISPFVKALKASGLKTGLYFSLPDWSYNDYDVFTREHKRYLLKEAPKRWNTFLNYYQQQLNELSANFKPDLIWFDGDWEHNGEEWQAQKVLKNLRSYNSDIIINSRLNHHGDYETPEQGIPVVKPAGDYWELCYTINDSWGYQPYDNKYKSPNMIIRTLVDCISMGGNLLLDIGPKADGTIPQQQVAVLKGLARWTSKHGEAIYGTRAGIPAEHFNGKTSLSKDKKTLYLYADWAPNGGIFNLNGVLSKVKSAKIVGSSELLSYKKDGNNLSLKIPENAADQDVTVIAIQFNEPIRLAEKTVVTAAITPQKNSNDQDQILQIASAIHDGNNPFLTTKLTIDGLGMETEKKSLSPTLYNWITKNSESLYKTTKGLPEGHYQGKSALSADKQTLFLFVEGKPTGPIALKGIKNKISRIRIVGEGTMMEPEIYNKLYWSSVPGIVYIPVPEDRLDKKLTVIAVLLDGPVDLYREKVGAIESNL
- a CDS encoding sulfatase family protein codes for the protein MKKSNLFRLLLWGSPFLLVISLNANAQQKKNDRPNVIIINMDDMGYGDTEPYGMTGIPTPNFNRAASEGMRLTHFNAAQAVCSPSRAALLTGCYPNRLSLAHALSPEAKIALNTSEETIASILKKSGYKTAMLGKWHLGSKAPFLPTYFGFDSFYGLPYSHDMWPVGYDGKPLDSSTYRGKYPRLPILDGENVVAYNDNLEDQGKLTGTFTKKAVEFITDHQKDPFFLYLAQPMPHVPLAASKAFRGKSELGIFGDVIMELDWSIGEIMKTLDRYKLSENTILIITSDNGPWLNFGDNAGSSGGFREGKGTAWDGGTRVPCLIRWPGSIPAGSLSSQLMVNIDLLPTIATLTKAKLPALKIDGMDFSAVLTGKSSKGPREVFYYYYDVNNLKAVRYKNWKLVFPHSSRAYTGSLPGKGGYPGPAPDVKVKMALYNLSHDPAEQYDVQENYPEMLKQIQVYAEEARVDLGDELTNRKGANRRPAGKVSP
- a CDS encoding glycoside hydrolase family 88 protein; the encoded protein is MRKLVVFLSLLMMNSMALFAQNAPAKEGMRQLIDDQFKFADQQYKVLSKNVPADVMPQTYNAEKNKVQTSDTKWWCSGFYPGTLFYIYEYTKDPEILAEATARLGILEKEKHYTGNHDLGFMMYCSFGNAYRITKNPSYKATIDTSAASLTTRYHPGAKVIQSWNSSKKWGGPVIIDNMMNLELLSWVSDHGGDKKFKEVAIAHANTTLENHFRPDFSSYHVIDYDMKTGKVMHKQTAQGAADSSAWSRGQSWGLYGYTMMYRFTKDKRYLDQARNIAKFTLNHPNMPKDLVPYWDFDAPGIPNTYRDASAAAVNASALLELAQYVNKKERKTYLDAAEKMIRSLASDTYRAKLGENGGFLLMHSVGSIPHKTEIDVPLTYADYYFLEALHRYKNWYL
- a CDS encoding SDR family NAD(P)-dependent oxidoreductase, which encodes MSVLNLFNLKGKIALVTGCKRGIGKAMAEALAEAGADIIGVSASLELENSAVEQSVKALGRNFSAYQCDFNDRNSLKTFIEKVKTAHPVIDILVNNAGTILRKPIAEHPDEYWDEVIAVNQTAPFILTREIGKEMILRGSGKVIFTASLLTFQGGITVPGYAASKGAVGQLTKAFANEWASKGVNVNAIAPGYISTDNTTALRADQDRSRSIMERIPAGRWGEAEDFKGPTVFLASEASNYMHGTVMTVDGGWMGR